GGTGGGTAGACCTTGTCTGAAGGGCTGAATTCTACTTTTTCAGACCCGTTCAGTTGCCCCAATAGTGAGACGTAACTAGGGTCAGTAGCGGCGGCCACCTCATAAGCTGCCAAGGAGGCATAGCTGTAAATACGAGCAGCTACTGGGGGAGAGAAGATGTCATGAATGATCACTTCTGTGATTTTATCCTGGGCTTCGCTCAGGTAATGTCCATCTGTGATGGTATGGGTATAATCCACTTTCTTGGCGCAGGAAACAGCAAGCAGAATTATTCCTGAGAAAAGCAGAAGTTTTTTTAATCGCATAATGAAAGGCTTTATTGGGCTTGAATTTTCCGAAATCGGGAATTCTCAAGCAATTGAGGGATTTCGGGTTCTCTTGTTTGGGACGTTAAAGCTATTGGAATTTAAGTAAGTATCAAAAAAAAACAATCAAGTTTAGCCCGAAAAAGCGGATGCGGATAGGGGGTGAAGTCCCAGGCGTTCAGCTTGGTGTTGTGCATAGTCCCAAAGGCAAGAGACTCAGTATTCCCAAATTTCCGCTGCTGCGCTATTTTTCACAATTAGAATTCTTCCATCTCCCAATTGAGCTATGGCGCGTACATCTCCATTGATTTTTAAGCCATGCTCAGCGTTTCGCCAGTACTCAAAAGTTCCATCTCCGTTTCCTAGCAACACATCTCCGTAGCTTGCATCATACTTTCCGAATTCAGGTTTGGCCTGAAATAAATTTCCACCCAAAATCAGATCTAGGTTCCCGTCTTCGTTGAGGTCAACTATAGAGACTGCAAATACATACGAGCGCTGAGCCATCCGAGGAAATGGTTTCCATGAAAAGTCCCCCTTACCTGCATTCATTAGTACGCCCGACTCCAGGTTGTTGATTTCATTCACGATGGATCTGTCCAGTACTTCTGAGGGGAAAATATCCGTGAGTGTCTGATTGTTATAGTTGCTATAGCGCATGTACTTCTTTTTGATGGAAGGAATCTGCCGTTCTAGCTCGTGCTTTAGGGTATATGGTATCTGTACTCCATTGTTTTCTCTGACAAATATGTGTTCAATAGAACCGTTCTGGTCAAAATCATTGAGGTACATCTTGATGGGGTTTTCGGGAGAGGTTTTGAAGCGCGAGTTCAACCCGTTATTTCCCAAAATCAAATCAGGGAAACCATTTTCGTCCAGGTCAGCTACTGCTAGCGTTCTATACCAGCCCTTCAGCTTGTCCAGCTCAGGCATTTCTATTTTCTCAAGCTTTTCCCCAGTGTTTTTGAAAAAAACAGGAGCGCTCCACTCTCCGACCAGAACTAAATCCACATAGCCATCCTGATCCCAATCTACGGGTTGAGCGTCTGTGATCATCCCGATTTCGGACAGAGCAGGCGCTAGGGCAGTGGTTTGCTCAATAAAATTCCCATTTCCGTCATTCATGAAAATACCACTGCTCGCAGCAGCTCCGTAATCAAATGGTACCAGTCTTCCCCCCACAAATAAGTCCGGAGCTCCATCGGCATTCAGGTCTATGACCCGTATCACGGCTGTACTTCCTCTATTGGTTTCAAACCCGGGCTGTTTGCTCTTACTGAAGTTTCCTGCACCGTCATTCAGGTAGAGTCGGTTGATGAGCTCAGGAGCGCCTAAGCTGGATTCGTTTCCCCCAGAAGCTACTATCAAATCCAAAAAACCATCAGCATTGGCATCAAAAAACAAGGCATCAGTATCTTCAGAAAGAGCATCTGCGCTGAATGTTTTCTGTGCTGAGAAATGAAAACTTCCATTGGCATCTCCGAGATATAGTTTTCCTTCAAAGCCTCTGGCTCCGCCAAAAAAGAGATCTTCTATGCCATCTCCGTTTACATCCCCTTGGGCAAAAGCTGGGCCCTCTGTAGAATACATATGAAAGGTCAATCGATCTCGGTCAAAGTCCACCATGGGGTTTTCCTCATGGGCAAAGTCGATTTGTGCTGCGGGTGCTGGCTGGAAGAATGAGGTTTCAGGCCGCTCAAAAAAGTTGACTGAAGAATCCATTAGCGTGGCATTTTCCCAGGATAAGGTCAGGAGTTGATCCACTTGAGTCGGGCCGGTTTTGGTGTACTTGCCATCTGGCCAAAGCACGGTGATCTCAGTGATGGATTTTTGATTACCCAGACCAATGGTGAGTTTCGGGTCCACAGAGGATTCGAAGCCGCGGTTGGGCATTTGCTCGGCATAGAATAGTTGATCGTTGGTGGCTACTTTTACCTGCGCTCCTATAGCCTCGGTATTCATGCCTTTTCCTATCAATTCTAATTGGATGTAATGGTTTGCCGGATTGAGTGTCTTACTCTGATTTTTGAATATGGAAACAGGCCTGTTTACATTGTTGACCACCAGGTCAAGAGCGCCGTCATTATTCAGGTCTCCATATGCTGCGCCATTGGAATGCATGGCCTCCCCGAGTCCCCAGGATTCTGCCAGATTTTCAAATTTTAGGTCCCCGAGGTTTTTATAAGCATAGTTAGAGACAGGTGTGCTGGGGATGGGATCGACTAAGGCTTTGTAATTTATATCCTGTTGGGAGATGATTTTGATTTTGGTTTCGTCGTCATCGATGAAGTTCAGGTAATCTAAATCTGTAATGTCCTGATAGATACCATTGGCTACGAATAGGTCCCGCCTACCGTCATTATCCATGTCGAAAATCAAAGCTCCCCAGCTCCAGTCTGTTGCCTCAAGATTGGCGAGTCTGCCCATCTCGCTGAAGGTTCCGTCTCCATTGTTGATGTGAAGCATGTTTCTAGAGAATTGATAGTGATAGCCATGGGTCTTGTTGAATAGGAAATTGTCCCAGTTTTCAAAGGTGGTCACCTGCTTTAATCTCTCTTGCTGCTCGGGAAGCATGTCAGTTACGAATACATCAAGTAAGCCGTCTCCATTGATATCTGCGATATCCGCGCCCATTGAGGATGTGGAGATGGAGCGCATGGATTGCTCCAGTGATTCTGTGAATGTACCGTCTTGATTGTTGATGTAGAGGTAGTCTTTTTCGAAGAAATCGTTCGATATGAAAATGTCTGGCCAGGTATCTTGGTTTAAATCTCCCACTGTAATTCCCAGACCAAAACCGATGATAGAGCCGTAGATTCCAGCTTCTTCACTTACATCTGTGAATTTGCCAGCATCATTTCTAAAAAGTTTGTCTCCTCCTACTGAATCCCGCTTGAGCCTTTCATTCTGCATTTTGTTAAAGCTCCCGATCGCTTGGTAGCTGTTGTTGAGCAGGTAGACGTCTAAATCTCCGTCTTTGTCATAATCAAAAAATACAGCATGGGTGGAAAAGCCCTGGTCTGCCAGTCCGTAAATTTCTGCTTCTTCGGAAAAGGTGCCGTCACCTTGGTTGATAAAAAGTTCGTTTTGCTTGTTGTCTCCCGAAATGTCCCCAGAGTTGCAGACATAAATATCCAGCAGGCCGTCCCCATTTACATCGGCCATAGCTACTCCTGTACTCCAGGCTCTGGTGCCGGCAACTCCGGCTTTGCTGGTCACATCTTCAAACTGAAAGTCACCCTTATTGAGGTATAATTTATTTTCACCCAGATTTGAAGTGAGGTAGATGTCTAGCAGGCCGTCCTTATTCACATCGCCCAAAGCCACACCTCCGCCATTATAAAAATTTCTGTAAGTGAAGATGTTAAACTCTTCATCAAAGGTCAGGCTGTTTGCGAAAGTTATCCCTGAAGCACTGGGAGGAATTTCTTCAAACAAAGTCACCGGATCTACTTGGCTCTGGCAAGAGAATACAGCTAGTATAGCTAATGTCTGAAATAGTTTTTGCCTCATACTTTTAGTCCTACCTACGGTCTTTTTGATGCTGCCAATATATAATTTACTCCAGCAAAGAGAAATCAAACTTATCTGAGAATGGTCAGTAAAGAAAGCAAATCCCGGTTAAAGGGAATGCGAGTTTTTCTGTTGAAGTAAAAAGCGCTGCATGAACTTACTTTCTAAAATCATCTTAAAAGCTCCAAGCCTACCCCGTTTATCCTGAAAACCTATTGTATCTTAGAAGCTAGAATTCTGTATATGAAGCAATTTTATATCTTTTTAGTCGTATGGATTAGTTTTTTGTCCACTTCAGTTCATGCACAGGGTATACGCGGACAAGTCACTACTAGCGAAGGTGAACCTTTGCCGTATGCATCGGTCTATGTCAGAAATCTAGGAGATGGAGTGCCCACTAATGAAGAGGGAAAATACGAGTACAAATTGCCCAAGGGTATCTATGACGTGCTGATCCAGTACCTGGGCTATAAGTCCCAATTGGAAACCATAATTGTAGGCGAAGACTGGACAGTGAGGGATTTTGTACTGGAGCCTCAGGATTATACTTTGGCTGAAGTGGAGGTGAAGGCAGGTGCTGAAGACCCGGCGCTTACTATCATGCGAAAGGCCATTGCCAAAGCAAAATACCATAGATTGCAGATTCAGAAGTATAGCATGACTGTGTATCTAAAAGGGACTGGGAAGCTGACCGATGCCCCATTTTTCATGAAAAAAACGCTGGAAAAAGAAGGTCTGAATCTGAATGAGGCATACACCTCAGAGTCGGTTTCCAGGATTACATTTACCCAGCCCAATAAAGTGGAAGAAAGAGTCATTTCCATCCGTACCAATGGAGACAATCAGTCCACTTCCCCTGCACCCTATATCCAGACCACCTTTTATCAGGAGCAGATCAATGGCATCATATCTCCGCTATCGCGCTCTGCATTTAATTATTATAAATTCCATTACGAAGGTAGTTTCTTTGATCAGGATGTGCTGGTAAGCAAGATCAGGGTCACGCCGAGGTCCAGAGGTGAGAAGGTCTTTGAGGGCTACATTTACATCATAGAAGATCTATGGGCGATTCATAGCTTAAATCTGAAAACTTCCCTTTTAGGTTTTGAGATCCAAGCCAAACAGCAATATGCGCCAGTGGCCGAGAATGTCTGGATGCCCCTCACACATACTTATGCTTTTGGAGGTAAAATATTTGGCTTTGAAGGGGAGTTCAACTACCTGGCATCCACACGGGAATATGAGATAGAGCTGAACCCGGACCTGGTGCAAGTGCCGGAAATCATAGATGAAAAGGTACAGGAAGTGCCTGAGGTGGCTGCTGAATTTGACAAGTCAGTGTCCACCTTGGAGCAGCTGGCAGCAGAAAAGCCTACTACCCGTAAGGAGTACAGGAAGCTGCTAAACGAGTATGAAAAAGAGTCCTTAAAGGAGCGAGAGGAGCCGGATGTGATCGAAGAGAGCTACTATGAAGTGGACTCTATGGCTAAGAAATATGATCAGGCTTACTGGGATAGTATACGTCCGGTTCCGCTGACTGAGAGCGAAATAAAAGGCTATCAAAGGGACGATAGTCTGGCTACTGTGGAAGCTGCCAAGATGAGTGATGTGGACTCCGTGGCCAAGAAAGCCAAACGGAAATTTAAACCTTTGGACTTTATGAACGGTGCAAGTTACAGTATGGGAAGTGGGGTTTCTATTGGCTTTAGGCAAAACTGGACCAAGATTTCTTTTAATACAGTGGAAGGGGCAAAGCTAGGTCTAGGGCTTTTCTACCGCAAAGAATCATCAAGGCTAGCAGCTGATAGTGTGAGTTTGCTTCGCAAAAGCTTTAACATAGAACCGGAATTCCGGTATGGCTTTTCCAGCAATAGATTTTACGGAAAAGTTGATTTCAGGTGGTCTCAGACCCAAACACTTTCGGGTACTACTTTCGGTGTGAAGGGAGGGAGGTACATCTACCAGTTTAATGGAGGAGAGCCGATCAATGAGCAGGTCAATGCATTTTATTCCTTGTTTCTACGGCAAAATTACATGAAGCTCTACGAGCAGGATTTTGTACAGGCCTACTGGGCGCACCGTGTCAATGGAGGTTTCACTTATAGAGTGAATATGACGTATGCCCAGCGTGGGGAGCTTTTCAATACAAACAATTACAGCATCTATAACAAGCCTGAGCGGGAGTACAGTGCCAATCGACCCGAAAATGTAGAAACCGGAGTGGCCTCTTTTGTAGATCATGATATTTTAAAGCTGAGCGCTTCGCTGGACTGGAGGCCAGGGATTAAATATGGCATACGCAATGGAAGAAAATATGCCCTTAGAGATCGCTCTCCACTTGTAAAAGTAGCCTATAACAAAGCCTTTGGTGGAATAGGGGAAGGGCCTTCGGCAAAATTTGATCAGGTAGAGCTTGGGATTGAACATGATTACAGCTTTGGGGTGAGCGGAAAACTGGATTTTAATCTGTCAGCGGGAGCTTTTCTAAACCAAGATCAGGTTTACTTCCCGGATTTTCAGCATTTCGGAGGTAACCGAACCATCTTTTCAAATTTTGGCCCCGCATCGAATTACAGGTTTATGGACTATTACAAGTACAGTACTCAGTCCAAGTATTTCTCAGGGATTGTACATTATCAGTTCAGAAAATTTTTGTTAACCCAGTTGCCCATGCTGAGATTTTCCGGCGTGAGGGAAAATATCTTTTTCAATTACCTGAAAACTGATCATTCACCGCATTACTATGAGGTAGGCTATTCCTTGGATAATTTATTTCGGATCTTTCGTTTGGAAATCGGTGCAGGTTTTGAAAACCAGGACTATTTGCGGGGAGGAGTGCGATTGGGGATAGCCACTTTTATCAATGTGAGTGTGAATGACTAGGCATTAAAAAACCCGGCCTAGCCGGGTTTTTTTAATGCGATTAAACTTTCATGATATCTGCCTCTTTTTTGTCCAGAAGCTCGTCCAGTTTTACTGAATATTGGTCAGTTAGTTTTTGGACCTTATCCTCAGCTCGTTTGATTTCGTCTTCGGATGCACCTTCTTTTTGAAGCTTTTTCAACTCATCATTCGTGTCCTTTCGTACGTTTCTGATGGAGATTTTACCGTTTTCGCATTCGTTTTTAGCTTGCTTTACCAAGGCGATTCTTCTTTCCTCGGTAAGGGCTGGAATGGTCAAAATGATCATCTCTCCATTATTTTGCGGAGCCAGACCTAGATCTGAGTTGATGATGGCTTTTTCTATTTCAGGGATAAGGGATTTCTCAAAAGGCTTGATCGCCAAGGTCCTTCCATCAGGTGTAGATACTGAGGCTACCTGGTTCATAGGAGTAGGGGCTCCATAGTAGGAGACCAAGATGCCGTCCAAAAGGTTTGGCATGGCCTTGCCTGCACGGATTTTCAGTAGCTCAGAGGCAGTGTGATCCACTGCTTTCTGCATCAATTCCTTTGCTTCGTCAAGGTATAATTCGATTTCTTCCATGATTGTATGCTTATAATGAAGTGATCAAAGTTCCGATTTTTTCGCCTTCCACCAGTTTGCTCAAATTTCCTGCCTTATTCATATCGAATACGATGATGGGAAGGTTGTTTTCCTGGCAAAGGGTGAATGCAGTCATATCCATGACATTGAGGTTTTTCTCATATACCTCATGAAATGAGATGGTTTGGTATTTGGTAGCTGTGGTGTCTTTTTCCGGGTCAGAAGTATACACGCCGTCCACTCGGGTTCCTTTCAGTACTACATCTGCTTCCACTTCTATGGCTCGAAGGCTGGCCGTGGAATCCGTGGTAAAATAAGGATTGCCTATACCTGCACCGAAAATCACTATGCGTCCTTTTTCCAGGTGTCTGATGGCTCTCCTTCTGATGAAGGGCTCACACACACTTTCGATTTTTATTCCTGACATCAGGCGGGTGTACATTCCTCCTTGCTCCAAAGCACTCTGCAATGCCATGGCATTGATCAGCGTGGCGAGCATGCCCATGTAGTCTCCCTGCACTCGGTCGATACCGGATTTTTCTGCTTGCACTCCTCTGAAAATATTGCCTCCGCCGATTACGATAGCGATTTCAACTCCCATATCCTTCACCTTCTTGATTTCCTGGGTGTATTGCTGAAGTCTTACAGGGTCGATTCCGTAGCTCTTATCTCCCATTAGCGCTTCGCCACTTAGTTTGAGCAGTATTCTCTTGTATTTCATTTGATGTTGATTGTTTTCAGCGATCGAGTTATCGTTTTTAGGCGATTATTTCGGTTATGACCCCATGCATTGACCCATTAAAATACTTGTGAGAAACCAAGTGAGGTCTACAGAGCTTCAGGATTGTGCAAAATAATCCGACAAATATAATTTCTTCAGGGCATAATGCTAGGCATCTTGGTTAAAATTGGATAAGGATCTGGTTTTTTTCCACGCTTTGGTTGAGCGAGACTTTTACATTTTTCACCAGTCCATCCCCCGGTGATTTGATGATATTCTCCATCTTCATCGCTTCCAGCACTAAAATCACATCTCCCTTTTTGACTTCATCACCTGCTTTTACCCTCAGATCCAAAATCAGCCCTGGCATTGGTGCTTTGATTTCTTTCAGCGCTGAGCTGGCTTTGGTGTCCATCCCCAGTTGCTCCAGTAGTAGATCGAAGCGGTCTTTTACTTGTAGTTCGGAGACCTTGTTGCCCAGGCGGATTTTCAAGGTTTTGGTTTCTTTGTCCAGTGCAATCAATTCGGCTTCCAGGGACCGACTGCCTGCTATGAGGTGGATTTTCCGGTCTGATATCCACTTCAGATCCCAATAGATACTTTTGCCGTTCACTTGTAGGCCTTCTTGGGTTTTTTCTACCGAATAGGTCTTATTTTGGATGGTAACTGTAAACATTCCTGCTAATTTGAATCCGAATATACAATTTCCTCACAACCTCGGCACTTTCGCCAGCTTTAATCTATGAACTCATTGTCAATCGTTTTGCGAATAATTTTTGGTCCCAGATCTTTTAACTTGTTTTTGATACTGGCAGTGCTTGCAGTAGGCTGTAAGTCGAGTCAGTCTATTCCCACTACCCAGGAGATTGAATCACATGGAGGATTAGAGCCTTCTGATACGCTCAGCCAAGCGGCTACTCCGGGATATGATAGGCTGGTACAGGAAAAGGAACAAGCCATTGCTTTGTATAAGCCTGCGGCTACCAAGCTTTTTGATATTCTCCACACCGAATTAGATTTAGCATTTGATTATCAAAATCAGACGGTGACTGGTACGGCAGAATTGACGATTAGGCCTTTTTTTCATCCTCAGCAGGAATTGGTGTTAGACGCTCAGGATTTTGAGCTCGGAAGGATATATTATGAAAATGGAGGTGAACCCCAGTCCACAGGGTATAGGTATGATGGGCAGCAGGTTCGGATATACTTGCCAGAGGAGGTTACCAGAGCAGATACTTTCAAGCTTTCCATGAAATATACTGCGTTTCCGGAGCGAAATTCCGGACCGGGAAGTGCTGCGATTTCCGATACCAAAGGTTTGTACTTTATCGACCCTCTGGATACGGTGCCAAGTAAACCTAGGATGATTTGGACGCAAGGTGAGACGGATCATAACTCTAAGTGGTTTCCAACTTTGGATACACCGAATGAGAAGTTTACGCAGCTGATCAAATTGACAGTTGCAGATTCACTGGTGACCATAGGCAATGGGGAATTGGTCCGGCAAGAAGAGCTAGGCAATGGACTACGAAAGGATCACTGGGAGATGAATCTGCCCCATTCCCCATATTTGGCTGCTTTTGCCATTGGAGACTTTGGAAAAGTCGAGGCAGAATGGGATGGCATTCCTTTGGGGTATTATGTGGAAAAGGGATTTGAAAAAGGAGCTGAGCGGGTGTTTAAAAACACTCCTGAGATGATGGGGTTTTTCTCTGGGAAGTTGGGAGTGAGATACCCATGGCCAAAGTACGATCAGATTGTAGTCAGGGATTTTGTGTCTGGTGCGATGGAAAATACTACGGCATCGATTTTTATGGAGGAGTTGCGCTTAGATGAGCACGAAGCCATAGATTCAGAATGGGACTACATCATTGCCCATGAGCTTTTTCACCAGTGGTTTGGGGACTATGTATCTGTAGAGTCCTGGGCAAACCTCACTCTGAATGAAGGTTTTGCCAATTACAGTGAATTTCTGTGGAATGAGTACAAATATGGAGCTGATGAGGCCAAACTCAAATTGATAGCTGAGACTGAAAACTATTATGCAGAAGCTGAGAACAAGCAAGTGGACCTGATTAGGTATGCATATTCAAATGCGGAAGATTTGTTTGACTCTCATAGCTATAGTAAGGGAGGGATGATCATTCACATGTTGAGAACCTACCTTGGCGAGACCGTTTTTTATAGGGCACTTCAGGATTACTTAGAAAAGCATGCCTTTGGCAATGTTGAAGTGAACGACCTGAGGATGGCCTTTGAGAAAATATCTGGGGAGGATTTGAGCTGGTTTTTCAATCAGTGGTTTTTGGACAAGGGGCACCCTGAGCTCTTGTTTGAGGTAGATTATTCCATTCCCGAAAACATTTTGATTTCAGTGACTCAACTGCAGGATTTGAATGAGGCACCACTTTATCAGCTGCCCATAGTGGTGAGTTGGTATGAAGGCGGTGAAAGAAAAAGTAAGCAGTTGTTTATGAACCAGGCTTTTCAGCAGTTTGCGCTGGAAAATAAGACCCCTGTGGACTTAGTGTTTATAGATGAAGGGAAAAATCTTTTGGCAAAAAGAATTCAAAGCTCCAGTCCTGAGCAAATGCGGAGTCAGTTTAGGATTTCAGAATTAGGCATTGCCCGATATGAAGCATTAGATAGTCTGGCAGCCTGGGAAGCCCATTTGGAACTGGAGTCCATGATGCTAGAGGCCGTGATGGATGAGTTTTGGGCTGTACAGGAAAACGCTCTGTCAATACTGCAAAGTCACACAGAATGGCTGGAAGCTTCTCCTGAGCTAGAGCAAGCGGTGCAAAGTATAGCTTTAGGGGCTGGTAGAAATTCCGTGAGGTCGGGCGCTTTAGATGTGCTAAGTGCCTTTGATCCGGACCAGTATCAGGCGCTTTTCTTAGAGTTGGCGTCGGATTCCTCTTATCTGGTGGCAGGGTCAGCATTGATGGGCTTGGTGAGTGCGGTGGAACCGCCTGTGGATGAAGCGACCATTGAACGGTATTCCGGGGAGACCAATTATAGGATGGTTATCCCAGTGGCAGAATATTACATCTCTAATTACATATCTGGTAAAGGCAATTGGTTTTTGCGTCAGGCGGAGACCATCAAAGGCGAGGGGCTGTATTATTTTTTAGGCTACTTGAGTGAGTATTTTTTAAGATTTCCGGAAGAAGGGGAAGAGGAGGCTGTTGAATTTTTATTTCAGAAGTTTCAATATGACAGCAGAAGTTATGTGAGATTGGGAGCATTTCAGGCATTGCTGGGCTTTACTGAGCCGGCCGAAAACCTGGCGCGTTTAAATAGAATTGCAGGAGAAGAAAGTGATGAAGAGCTTGCCAGCTACTATAACTATTTTTTAGAAGCCTTGAATGATGAAAATTAATCTCCTGATTTTTAATTTGTTGCTGAATTATTTCGCAAAAACTCATCAAATTTGAAATCCATGTTTTGAATCTTTAATAAAAGCCTATAATTTTGCCATCCGTTACGATAGAGAAGCCGGAGAAAAGGAATCAAAAGTAACGCTAGTTGGGGGAATACCAAAGCGGCCAACTGGGACGGACTGTAAATCCGTTGACTTATGTCTTCACAGGTTCGAATCCTGTTTCCCCCACAACCATTGCCGGAATGCGAAATTTTTTTCTAATTTTGCTGGGCGAAACAGGTCTGATACAGTTCAGACCAAATGGAAGTAACTCTCCATAGTATTGTAAAGTATCGTAATGCTAGGGGCAGAGTGGCCACAAAGATTACAAGCGGGAGTAGCTCAGTTGGTAGAGCGGCAGCCTTCCAAGCTGCAGGTCGCGGGTTCGAGCCTCGTCTCCCGCTCTTTTACTTTTGAAAACAAAGTACAAGAGTCTAAGCCGACGTAGCTCAGGGGTAGAGTACTTCCTTGGTAAGGAAGGGGTCACGGGTTCAAATCCCGTCGTTGGCTCATTTCGGCTTATAAGAAAAAAAACTTAAATATATCTTTAAACTTAAACTGAGGATTTTCACGCATGGCAAAAGCACAATTCGACCGTTCCAAGCCGCACGTTAATATCGGTACGATTGGACACGTAGACCATGGAAAGACTACTTTGACAGCAGCTATTACTACTGTATTGGCATCAAAGGGTCTATCTGAATTAAGAGATTTCTCTTCTATCGACAACGCTCCGGAAGAAAAAGAAAGAGGTATCACTATCAATACCTCTCACGTAGAATATCAAACTGAAAAGAGACACTACGCTCACGTAGACTGTCCAGGTCACGCCGATTACGTTAAAAACATGGTAACAGGTGCTGCCCAGATGGACGGTGCTATCCTAGTGGTAGCAGCTACTGACGGACCAATGCCTCAAACTAGAGAGCACCTTCTTTTGGCTCGCCAGGTAGGGGTGCCTGCTCTAGTAGTATTCATGAACAAAGTAGACATGGTGGACGATCCAGAGCTTCTTGAGCTTGTGGAGATGGAAGTTAGAGAGCTACTTTCTTTCTATGAATTCGACGGTGACAATATCCCAGTTATCGCTGGTTCTGCACTTGGTGCATTGAACGGTGAAGAGAAGTGGGTAGAGACTGTTATGGAATTGATGAATGCTGTAGATGAGCACATCCCACTTCCAGAAAGAGCTGTTGACAAAGACTTCTTGATGCCTGTAGAGGACGTATTCTCGATCACTGGTCGTGGTACTGTTGCTACTGGTAGAATCGAAAGAGGTGTTGTAAACTCTGGTGAAGCAGTGGATATCATCGGTATGGGTGCTGAAGGACTTAAGTCTACAGTTACTGGTGTTGAGATGTTCCGTAAGATCCTAGACAGAGGTGAAGCTGGTGATAACGTAGGTTTATTGCTAAGAGGTATTGAAAAAGCTCAGATCAAGAGAGGTATGATTATCTGTAAGCCTGGATCTGTGACTCCTCACGCTCATTTCAAAGCAGAAGTTTACGTTCTTTCTAAAGAAGAAGGTGGACGTCACACTCCATTCTTCAACAAGTACCGTCCACAATTCTACTTGAGAACTACAGACGTTACCGGAGAGATCAAGCTTCCTGAATCTGTAGAAATGGTAATGCCAGGTGATAACGTGACTATCGAAGTTAACTTGCTAAACGCAGTTGCTCTTGAGAAAGGTCTTCGTTTTGCGATCCGTGAGGGTGGTAGAACTGTAGGAGCTGGTCAGGTTACTGAAATCCTTGACTAATCATATCAATTGATTGAATTATAAAAACAATGCGATCTCAAATATTTTGGGATCGCATTTGTTTCTTTAAGAATCAATCCCTAATTTTGCGTTCCCATATTCGGGACGATCATTCACACGGGCATAGTTCAACGGCAGAATAGCGGTCTCCAAAACCGTTGATGGGAGTTCGAATCTCTCTGCCCGTGCCAGTAAGTTAAGTACACTATGAATCTAAAAAACTTTGTCCTTGAGTCTTATGACGAAATGAAAAACAAGGTCACTTGGCCCAAGTATTCATTTCTTCAAAATAGTGCCGTATTGGTGTTAGTGGCCTCATTGATTTTTGCGCTTTTTATTGGCGTGATTGATCTTGGCTTTGAGAACATCATGACATGGTTTTACGATTTATTCTAAATTGAATTGACATTACAGAATGGCTGAACATAAGTGGTACGTACTCAGAGTAGTAGCGGGACAAGAGAAAAAAACTAAAACCTATCTGGACAATGAAATTTCCAGACAGGATATCGGGGCATTTATACCCGAGG
This genomic window from Algoriphagus sp. TR-M9 contains:
- a CDS encoding VCBS repeat-containing protein encodes the protein MRQKLFQTLAILAVFSCQSQVDPVTLFEEIPPSASGITFANSLTFDEEFNIFTYRNFYNGGGVALGDVNKDGLLDIYLTSNLGENKLYLNKGDFQFEDVTSKAGVAGTRAWSTGVAMADVNGDGLLDIYVCNSGDISGDNKQNELFINQGDGTFSEEAEIYGLADQGFSTHAVFFDYDKDGDLDVYLLNNSYQAIGSFNKMQNERLKRDSVGGDKLFRNDAGKFTDVSEEAGIYGSIIGFGLGITVGDLNQDTWPDIFISNDFFEKDYLYINNQDGTFTESLEQSMRSISTSSMGADIADINGDGLLDVFVTDMLPEQQERLKQVTTFENWDNFLFNKTHGYHYQFSRNMLHINNGDGTFSEMGRLANLEATDWSWGALIFDMDNDGRRDLFVANGIYQDITDLDYLNFIDDDETKIKIISQQDINYKALVDPIPSTPVSNYAYKNLGDLKFENLAESWGLGEAMHSNGAAYGDLNNDGALDLVVNNVNRPVSIFKNQSKTLNPANHYIQLELIGKGMNTEAIGAQVKVATNDQLFYAEQMPNRGFESSVDPKLTIGLGNQKSITEITVLWPDGKYTKTGPTQVDQLLTLSWENATLMDSSVNFFERPETSFFQPAPAAQIDFAHEENPMVDFDRDRLTFHMYSTEGPAFAQGDVNGDGIEDLFFGGARGFEGKLYLGDANGSFHFSAQKTFSADALSEDTDALFFDANADGFLDLIVASGGNESSLGAPELINRLYLNDGAGNFSKSKQPGFETNRGSTAVIRVIDLNADGAPDLFVGGRLVPFDYGAAASSGIFMNDGNGNFIEQTTALAPALSEIGMITDAQPVDWDQDGYVDLVLVGEWSAPVFFKNTGEKLEKIEMPELDKLKGWYRTLAVADLDENGFPDLILGNNGLNSRFKTSPENPIKMYLNDFDQNGSIEHIFVRENNGVQIPYTLKHELERQIPSIKKKYMRYSNYNNQTLTDIFPSEVLDRSIVNEINNLESGVLMNAGKGDFSWKPFPRMAQRSYVFAVSIVDLNEDGNLDLILGGNLFQAKPEFGKYDASYGDVLLGNGDGTFEYWRNAEHGLKINGDVRAIAQLGDGRILIVKNSAAAEIWEY
- a CDS encoding DUF5686 and carboxypeptidase regulatory-like domain-containing protein; the protein is MKQFYIFLVVWISFLSTSVHAQGIRGQVTTSEGEPLPYASVYVRNLGDGVPTNEEGKYEYKLPKGIYDVLIQYLGYKSQLETIIVGEDWTVRDFVLEPQDYTLAEVEVKAGAEDPALTIMRKAIAKAKYHRLQIQKYSMTVYLKGTGKLTDAPFFMKKTLEKEGLNLNEAYTSESVSRITFTQPNKVEERVISIRTNGDNQSTSPAPYIQTTFYQEQINGIISPLSRSAFNYYKFHYEGSFFDQDVLVSKIRVTPRSRGEKVFEGYIYIIEDLWAIHSLNLKTSLLGFEIQAKQQYAPVAENVWMPLTHTYAFGGKIFGFEGEFNYLASTREYEIELNPDLVQVPEIIDEKVQEVPEVAAEFDKSVSTLEQLAAEKPTTRKEYRKLLNEYEKESLKEREEPDVIEESYYEVDSMAKKYDQAYWDSIRPVPLTESEIKGYQRDDSLATVEAAKMSDVDSVAKKAKRKFKPLDFMNGASYSMGSGVSIGFRQNWTKISFNTVEGAKLGLGLFYRKESSRLAADSVSLLRKSFNIEPEFRYGFSSNRFYGKVDFRWSQTQTLSGTTFGVKGGRYIYQFNGGEPINEQVNAFYSLFLRQNYMKLYEQDFVQAYWAHRVNGGFTYRVNMTYAQRGELFNTNNYSIYNKPEREYSANRPENVETGVASFVDHDILKLSASLDWRPGIKYGIRNGRKYALRDRSPLVKVAYNKAFGGIGEGPSAKFDQVELGIEHDYSFGVSGKLDFNLSAGAFLNQDQVYFPDFQHFGGNRTIFSNFGPASNYRFMDYYKYSTQSKYFSGIVHYQFRKFLLTQLPMLRFSGVRENIFFNYLKTDHSPHYYEVGYSLDNLFRIFRLEIGAGFENQDYLRGGVRLGIATFINVSVND
- the frr gene encoding ribosome recycling factor, whose translation is MEEIELYLDEAKELMQKAVDHTASELLKIRAGKAMPNLLDGILVSYYGAPTPMNQVASVSTPDGRTLAIKPFEKSLIPEIEKAIINSDLGLAPQNNGEMIILTIPALTEERRIALVKQAKNECENGKISIRNVRKDTNDELKKLQKEGASEDEIKRAEDKVQKLTDQYSVKLDELLDKKEADIMKV